Part of the Cohnella candidum genome, TTCGGACAACTGCTGTTCACTTCCGGCCAAATTCCGCTGAAGCCGGACGGAGAGCTCGTCTCCGGCGGCATCGCGGAGCAGACGCATCAAGTTCTGACCAACCTGACTGCCGTTCTCGCGGCTGAAGGCGCGACGCTGAAGGACGTCATCAAGGCGACCGTGTTCCTAAAGGACATGAACCAGTTCGCGGAGTTCAACGGGATCTATGCTTCCTACTTCGGAGACCATAAGCCGGCTCGTTCCACCGTTGAAGTCGCACGGCTTCCCAGAGACGTTTTTGTCGAAATCGAGCTTGTGGCGGCGGTATCTGTCGAAACTGGAAGGAATTAAAAATTTTTTTCTAAAAACCCAGCGAAATTACCAGTTTAAAGAAGGATTTGCCTTGCTCGTGTGGAATATTACACCAAGTCTTCTAGAGGCCTAAAGGTGGTGAACACAAGTGCAAATTACTGATGTGAGACTCCGCCGCGTCAACTCGGAGGGGCGCATGAAAGCCATCGCTTCGATTACCATTGACAACGAATTCGTCGTTCATGACATACGCGTCATCGACGGGAACAATGGGATGTTCGTGGCAATGCCGAGCAAACGGACTCCGGACGGCGAGTTCCGTGACATCGCTCACCCGATTTCTTCCGGCACGAGGGAGAAAATCCAAGCTGCGGTTCTGGCGGAGTATGAACGCGCAGCGCAAGAAGAAGACGTTATCGTCGAAGGGGCATAATAACGTACTCATGAACAAGAGGGCCGAGAGAGGCTCTCTTTTCATTTTGCCGGGAATAAGCTATCATTCTTTCAGGATTGAATACCCCCGGAGGGGATGGAAGGCGGTCCACCCGATGAAGAAAATGGCGATTGTGCTTGCTGCGGGACAGGGCAAGCGTATGAAGTCGAAACTATATAAGGTGTTACACCCCGTATGCGGCAAACCGATGGTCGGACACGTGATCGATACGGTCCGGGATGCCTCCTGCGAAAGGGTCGTCGTTATCGTCGGCCACGGCGCGGAAGCGGTGAAAGAGAGGCTGGGAGACGGGGCGGAGTACGCGCTGCAAGCCCAGCAGCTCGGCACGGGCCATGCGGTCATGCAAGCGAAACCGCTGCTGGGTTCGGAAGAAGGCATTACGCTCGTCATTTGCGGCGATACGCCGCTCGTCTCGGCCGCTACGGTTGAAGCGATGATGGAGCGGCATATCCGCGAAGGGGCGGCGGCTACCGTGCTGACGGCCAAGATGGACGACCCGACGGGTTACGGCCGCGTCGTTCGGGGAGACGACGGCGCCGTGCTCCGTATCGTC contains:
- a CDS encoding RidA family protein, which produces MTLKIVSTPDAPAAIGPYAQAVRFGQLLFTSGQIPLKPDGELVSGGIAEQTHQVLTNLTAVLAAEGATLKDVIKATVFLKDMNQFAEFNGIYASYFGDHKPARSTVEVARLPRDVFVEIELVAAVSVETGRN
- the spoVG gene encoding septation regulator SpoVG, whose translation is MQITDVRLRRVNSEGRMKAIASITIDNEFVVHDIRVIDGNNGMFVAMPSKRTPDGEFRDIAHPISSGTREKIQAAVLAEYERAAQEEDVIVEGA